From a region of the Acidicapsa acidisoli genome:
- a CDS encoding c-type cytochrome domain-containing protein: MTNRGGLAELADRVRPKSKSTQWIWIAALTLSAALVLLPWVVKLDGKPHADWEQFLGRFHPLAVHLPIGLLVLLPLLEIVGRFRPALREAASFVLGFSFASCLFALVLGVLLAFGSGDAGTGVTLHESGGIVLTIGVLLCLLARPWWSSGNVPYVYPALLTCTLLALVWTAHQGGSLTHGSNYLTQYMPASLKRWTTFGTTPPATSFYAKRINPILDANCAGCHGTGKVQGGLRLDSYESLMKGGQDGPAIVAGKPEESLLLVRVTLPPSHKQFMPAEGKPPLKAEQIAWIKAWIEQGASPTAVSLAGISIHEDRPELPLQPVGDYSSLTPEIRRMAQGQGAKLMPVSKKPEDGLILYTVDASASFNDSQLAQFQKFAPYIVEAELGRTAVTDASFDTLKQFTHLRALHLEETQVTGDGISKLAPLSQLTYLNLSGTKVTAAAVVSLSSMKNLRQIYLYNTPAQPAPASEPRNPLAANAP; this comes from the coding sequence GTGACCAATCGTGGAGGGCTCGCCGAATTAGCTGATCGGGTTCGTCCGAAAAGCAAGTCGACACAATGGATATGGATAGCGGCGCTGACGCTGAGCGCTGCGCTTGTATTGCTGCCATGGGTCGTCAAGCTCGATGGCAAGCCTCACGCCGATTGGGAACAGTTCCTGGGCCGCTTTCATCCCCTCGCGGTGCATCTTCCTATCGGCTTACTGGTGCTGCTTCCGCTGCTTGAGATCGTCGGCAGATTCCGACCGGCGCTGCGCGAAGCGGCAAGCTTTGTGCTTGGTTTCTCGTTCGCCAGTTGCCTGTTCGCACTGGTGCTTGGAGTTCTCCTCGCTTTTGGCAGCGGCGACGCTGGCACAGGCGTGACACTGCATGAGAGTGGCGGAATCGTACTCACCATCGGCGTGCTTCTATGCCTGCTCGCGCGGCCATGGTGGTCGTCAGGCAATGTGCCGTATGTCTATCCCGCGTTGCTGACCTGCACATTGCTGGCGCTGGTATGGACGGCCCACCAGGGCGGCTCGCTTACCCATGGAAGCAATTACCTCACGCAATATATGCCCGCATCCCTGAAGCGCTGGACCACGTTTGGAACAACGCCGCCTGCAACCTCGTTCTACGCCAAGCGAATCAACCCTATTCTCGATGCAAACTGTGCTGGTTGTCATGGTACTGGAAAAGTGCAAGGCGGCCTACGCCTGGACTCCTACGAGTCGCTGATGAAGGGTGGCCAGGATGGTCCCGCGATTGTTGCAGGCAAGCCTGAGGAGAGTCTGCTGCTTGTGCGAGTCACGCTTCCGCCAAGTCACAAGCAGTTCATGCCGGCCGAAGGCAAGCCGCCGCTCAAAGCGGAGCAGATTGCCTGGATCAAAGCATGGATTGAGCAGGGCGCTTCGCCGACAGCAGTCTCTCTGGCTGGAATCTCGATCCATGAAGATCGGCCGGAACTGCCGCTGCAACCGGTGGGAGACTATAGCTCGTTAACGCCGGAGATCCGTCGAATGGCCCAGGGGCAGGGAGCGAAACTGATGCCAGTGTCGAAGAAGCCTGAGGATGGATTGATTTTGTATACGGTCGACGCCTCTGCCTCCTTCAACGACTCACAGCTTGCACAATTCCAAAAATTTGCGCCTTATATCGTGGAGGCGGAACTCGGACGTACGGCCGTGACCGACGCGAGCTTCGATACGTTGAAGCAGTTCACCCATCTGCGTGCTCTGCATCTGGAAGAAACGCAGGTGACCGGTGACGGGATTTCAAAACTGGCTCCTCTCTCGCAGTTGACTTATCTGAATCTGAGTGGCACAAAGGTTACGGCAGCAGCTGTTGTATCGTTGAGCTCGATGAAGAATCTGCGTCAGATTTACCTTTACAACACGCCCGCTCAGCCCGCTCCCGCCTCAGAACCGAGAAATCCCCTTGCGGCGAATGCACCATGA
- a CDS encoding DUF1501 domain-containing protein encodes MKQHPLCTDTEREPDVMRFAVSAEVKQEWAALQTRRHFLGRTGKVLGWAAMASLLGDHALRGDAPQQNAKGRSDAQAAEPLKLPYFAPKAKRAIYLFMSGGPPQIDLLDYKPNLAALYDKDIPDSVRGGQQLTGMTAGQARFPIAPSHWAFKRYGETGTWVSDLLPNTAKIVDDLTIIKSTNTEAINHEPAIMLMNTGNMNPGKPCLGAWLAYGLGSMNDNLPTFMVLQSKLNMKEDNQPVSSRLWSSGFLSSEYAGVGLRSQGDPVLYISDPNGVSHEVRRKMLDAVNAINQQTFEELGDPETHARIAQYEMAYRMQTSVPELADLSKEPKSTWDLYGPDAKEPGTFAYNCLMARRMAERGVRFTQVYKRGWDVHGNVTGTLPILCQETDRACYALVTDLKQRGLLDDTLVIWAGEFGRTVYSQGGLTPENYGRDHHPRCFTTWMTGGGVRTGITFGETDEYSYNVIKDPVTVRDFNATILHCLGIDHNKLTYKFQGLDQKLTGPTPASVVQGLLA; translated from the coding sequence ATGAAGCAGCATCCTCTTTGTACCGATACCGAACGCGAACCCGACGTGATGCGTTTTGCCGTCTCTGCAGAAGTGAAGCAGGAGTGGGCAGCGCTGCAGACGCGACGCCACTTTCTGGGACGCACGGGAAAGGTATTGGGATGGGCTGCCATGGCGAGCCTGCTAGGAGATCACGCTCTTCGCGGAGATGCTCCGCAGCAGAATGCAAAAGGCCGTTCGGATGCGCAGGCTGCAGAGCCGCTGAAACTACCGTATTTTGCTCCCAAAGCCAAGCGGGCCATCTATTTGTTCATGTCCGGCGGTCCACCGCAGATCGATCTGCTGGACTATAAGCCAAATCTCGCTGCGCTGTACGACAAGGACATTCCCGATTCCGTGCGCGGCGGGCAGCAATTGACAGGCATGACGGCCGGTCAGGCACGGTTTCCCATCGCTCCCTCGCACTGGGCGTTCAAACGATATGGCGAGACAGGCACCTGGGTCAGCGATCTGCTGCCGAATACGGCGAAGATCGTCGACGACCTGACCATCATCAAGTCCACGAATACGGAAGCCATCAATCACGAGCCGGCGATCATGCTCATGAATACAGGCAATATGAATCCCGGCAAGCCATGCCTGGGGGCGTGGCTTGCGTACGGACTGGGCAGCATGAACGATAATCTGCCCACCTTCATGGTGCTGCAGAGCAAGTTGAATATGAAAGAGGACAATCAGCCCGTCTCTTCGCGGCTGTGGAGCAGTGGCTTTCTTTCTTCCGAGTACGCCGGTGTGGGATTGCGTTCGCAGGGCGATCCAGTGCTTTACATCAGCGACCCAAACGGAGTAAGTCATGAGGTGCGCCGCAAGATGCTGGACGCGGTGAACGCGATCAACCAGCAGACATTCGAGGAGCTTGGCGATCCTGAGACCCATGCCCGCATTGCTCAGTACGAGATGGCCTATCGTATGCAAACCTCTGTGCCCGAGCTTGCCGATCTAAGCAAGGAGCCCAAGTCGACCTGGGACCTTTACGGCCCGGACGCAAAAGAGCCAGGAACCTTTGCCTATAACTGTCTGATGGCTCGCCGCATGGCTGAGCGCGGTGTGCGCTTTACGCAGGTCTACAAGCGCGGCTGGGATGTGCATGGCAACGTGACGGGGACACTGCCGATTCTTTGCCAGGAGACAGACCGAGCCTGCTATGCGCTGGTAACAGACCTCAAGCAGCGCGGCCTGCTGGACGACACGCTCGTCATCTGGGCGGGCGAGTTTGGCCGCACCGTTTATAGCCAGGGTGGACTCACGCCTGAGAATTACGGCCGGGATCACCATCCGCGTTGCTTCACCACATGGATGACGGGCGGAGGCGTGCGCACGGGCATCACCTTCGGCGAGACAGATGAGTACAGCTATAACGTCATCAAGGATCCGGTCACGGTGCGGGACTTCAATGCGACTATCCTGCACTGCCTGGGCATCGACCACAACAAGCTGACGTATAAGTTTCAGGGCCTCGATCAGAAACTGACCGGGCCAACACCGGCAAGTGTGGTGCAGGGTCTGCTTGCGTGA